CGAGGGCGAGGAGGACCCCGCAGAGGTCCTCGACGAGTTGGGCGTCAACCGCCACTGCTGCCGGCGGATGATGGTGAGCCACACCGACCTGGTCGACGTCGTCTCCCCCTACCAATGAGCGGGAACCTACAGTACAACCGGTATGAGAAGGCCCGCATCCTGGGCGCGCGAGCACTGCAGTTGGCGTACGGTGCGCCGGTGCTCGTCGACAGCGACCAGTCCGAGCCGATCCTCATCGCGGCCGAGGAGTACGACGCCGGCGTGTTGCCGTTCACCGTCCGGCGGGAGGGCAAGTAGATGACACGCATCGAGTCCGTGTCGCTTCGTCGCGTCCTCGACTCGCGGGGCAACCCGACGGTCGAGGCCGACGTACTCACCGAGTCGGGCGGCTTCGGCCGCGCGGCGGCGCCCTCCGGGGCGTCCACCGGCGAGTACGAGGCGATCGAGCTGCCGCCCAAAGAGGCGATCGCGAAGGCCCGCGAGCACGCGGTGCCGCGCCTCGTCGGCTCGGTCCACGCGGGCAACCAGCGCGACGTCGACGCGGCGCTGCACGCCGCCGACGGCACCGAGGACTTCTCGGAGATCGGCGCCAACAGCGCCGTCGCCATCTCGATGGCGGCGTCGAAGGCCGGCGCCGACGTGCTGGGCGCACCGCTGTTCCAGCACCTCGGCGGCACCTTCCGCGACGCGGACCGCACGTTCCCGGTTCCGCTGGGGAACGTCGTGGGTGGCGGCGAGCACGCCGCCGACGCGACGCACATCCAGGAGTTCCTCTCGGCGCCCGTGGGCGCCCCCTCGGTGGCGGAGGCCGTCTTCGCCAACGCGGAGGTGCACGCGGCAGTCGCCGACATCCTCGCCGACCGCGGCATCCCCGCCGCGAAGGGCGACGAGGGCGCGTGGGCGCCCGCCGTCGACGACAGCGAGGCGTTCGACATCGTCGAGGAGGCGACCGAGCGCGTCGCCGAGGCGGTCGGCTTCGAGATCAAGTTCGGTCTCGACGTGGCCGCCTCGGAGCTGTACGACGCCGACGCCGGCGTCTACCGCTACGGCGACGACGAGCGGACGCCCGACGAGCAGGTCGACTACATGGCCGAGTTGGTCGACGAGTACGACCTCGCGTACGTCGAGGACCCGCTCGACGAGGACGACTACGACGGCTTCGCCGAGTTGACCGAACGGGTCGGCGACCGCACGCTGATCTGCGGCGACGACCTGTTCGTCACCAACGTCGAGCGCCTCTCGCGAGGCATCGACGAGGGCGCGGCCAACAGCATCCTGATCAAGCCGAACCAGATCGGGACGCTGTCGG
The DNA window shown above is from Halobaculum marinum and carries:
- a CDS encoding DNA-directed RNA polymerase subunit N produces the protein MMIPVRCFTCGNVIGEHWEEFKARAREGEEDPAEVLDELGVNRHCCRRMMVSHTDLVDVVSPYQ
- a CDS encoding DNA-directed RNA polymerase subunit K, with the protein product MSGNLQYNRYEKARILGARALQLAYGAPVLVDSDQSEPILIAAEEYDAGVLPFTVRREGK
- the eno gene encoding phosphopyruvate hydratase; translated protein: MTRIESVSLRRVLDSRGNPTVEADVLTESGGFGRAAAPSGASTGEYEAIELPPKEAIAKAREHAVPRLVGSVHAGNQRDVDAALHAADGTEDFSEIGANSAVAISMAASKAGADVLGAPLFQHLGGTFRDADRTFPVPLGNVVGGGEHAADATHIQEFLSAPVGAPSVAEAVFANAEVHAAVADILADRGIPAAKGDEGAWAPAVDDSEAFDIVEEATERVAEAVGFEIKFGLDVAASELYDADAGVYRYGDDERTPDEQVDYMAELVDEYDLAYVEDPLDEDDYDGFAELTERVGDRTLICGDDLFVTNVERLSRGIDEGAANSILIKPNQIGTLSDAFDAVELAQRNGLDAVVSHRSGETEDTTIAHLAVATDASFIKTGTVGGERTAKLNELIRIAEEAV